The Obesumbacterium proteus DNA window CACACTGGACCAGCCAGAACCGGGCCACCGCCGTGGATGAACTGAGTCACCGCAGGGAACTGGATTTCTGGGTTAATGAAGATAACGCCGATAACCAACGCGCCAAACACGCCGATTTTCATAAAGCTAGAAAGGTAACCGCGTGGCGTCAACAGCATCCATACCGGTAACGCCGTTGCAAAGAATGCATAGGCAGGCAGCAACAGGCTTACGGTCGTGGCTTTAAACGTCAACCACTCGCCAAAAGTCGTATTTTGAATATGCGGGCCGAAGAATACGCAGGCCATAATAGCTGCGATACCCACGTAAGTTGCGCCCTTCATGCTGCCGGTCACACGTTCCCATAGACCTACGCCAATCGCGATAGGAATGGTCATGAATACGGCGAAAGTCCCCCAAGGGTTACGTTCCAGCGCATGCACCACCACCATCGACAAACCTGCCATGGTAATCGTGATGATGAACAGCATGGCTAAACCGGTACACCAGCCAGCAATCGGCCCCAGTTCAGATTTAGCCACTTCAGATAGGGATTTACCCTGGTGTTTCATGGAAGCGAACAGCACCACGGTATCATGCACCGCACCGCCGACCACACAGCCGATCAGCAGCCAGAGGAAGCTCGGCAGATAGCCGAACTGCGCCGCCAGAACCGGACCAACCAAAGGTCCCGCCGCGGCGATAGCCGCAAAGTGACTACCAAAGTTAACCCATTTTTTGGTAGGTACGTAATCTTTCCCGTCTTCAAAGGTATGTGATGGAGTCACTTCGTTATCATCTGCACGCAGTACCTTTTTTACGAAAAAGATACCGTATAAACGGTAGCAGATCGTAAGGATACACAGCGTAGCAATAACGAATGTAATTGCGTGTTGCATAGTTATTATCTCCTGAGGATTTCTCAGGCGCTAACATACTGGAGGGCTATTTGTGGAGAGGGTTGAATTTGGTTAAGCGGCGTTTTGGTTACGTAAGCGGTATGAAAAATGGATTGAGTGGAGCCGAAAGGCTCCACTTGCTTTAAAAATCGAAGATTTACGGCTCAAGGAACTGTTGCTGAAGTTGTGATCTCACCTGCATATTTAGCCCATATTCTTGTTCCAGCCAGCGATCAACCGTGCTGTATTTCTCTTTGATCGCATCCAATGCCGTCACCAAAAATTCCTCACGAGCAGACAAGACGTGAGAAAATTGCCCCAGCGCTTTTTCGTTCAATTTGATAGACAGGTAATCCAGCATTTGGCTGCGGAACGGCGCTAGCGTAGTTTCAGTTAACAGATAATCTTCCATCACCGTTGCTTCATCGGCGCCTAAGGCAAACAGCACCAACGCGGAGCCCACGCCCGTTCTATCTTTACCTACCGCACAGTGCTGCACAATCGCGCCTTCCTCACCGCTTTGCAGCAAGGTGCTTAACAGCTGATAAGCATGGTTGCTGAAAGGTAAACGGCGATAGAGCTCCAGCATAAACGCGTTTGCATCAAAAGATTCCAACGCCTCACTGGTCAGTTTCTCCAGATTGGCATTCACCTCGGTACTCAGCGGATTGGCGGGCAAATTGATATAGCGCACCGCATCCCACAGCACATCAGGCTTGTTAGACACTTCATCGGCATCGCGATAGTCGAGGATATTTTTAATTGGTACATCTTGCAGGTAGCTCAAATCTTTGTCCGTAAGGCGATCTAACGCGCCCGAACGGAACAACTTACCACGTTTAACCCGACGTCCATCGGCAGCCAGATAGCCGCCCATGTCACGGAAATTAACGCCGCCTTCCAATGGGGCCAAGGAGGGATGCAAAAAAATAGTGGCTGTCATCATGACCTCTTATTATTTTAGATTATCACTCCCACCTTATCAGATTCAGTGAAAAACGGTAAAACCCCGCCGCACTGAATCCCAAAAGCCAACAGATTACTCAGGCTTATTCACACCACCATAGGCTGCAAACCATGCCAACATACGCTCCCACCCGTCTTTTGCCGCCTCAGCGTTGTAGCTTGGGCGATAGTCGGCATAAAAGGCGTGACCCGCCTGTGGGTAAACAATAATCTCCGCCGTTGCATTAGCTGCACGTAGCGATTGGCGCATAGTTTCCACCGTTTCTTGCGGAATACTGTCATCCAAACCACCGTATAGCCCTAACATCGGCGCGCTGAGCTCTGCGGCAACGTCTACAGGATGCTTAGGCGACGTTAGCGTTTTGTCTCCCACAAAGCGTCCGTACCACGCAACCCCCGCTTTAAGCTGTGGATTATGCGCGCCATATAGCCACGTAATACGCCCACCCCAGCAGAATCCAGTGATATACAGACGACTAGCATCACCACCGTGACGAGCCGCCCAATGTGCCGCGTGGTCTAAATCACCCAACACCTGTTTGTCTGGCACTTTGCTGACGAGATTTTGAAATAGCGTTGGAATATCAGTGTAATCACTGGCTTCTCCCTGACGAAAATACAGCTCGGGCGCGATAGCCAAATAGCCCTGTTTGGCTAAACGGCGGCAGACATCTTGAATATGCTCATGCACACCGAATATCTCCTGCACGACCAGCACAATCGGCAGCGGGCCATCAGCATGCAGGGGTTTAGCTAAATAAGCAGGAAGATCGTCTCCCTGAGAAGGGATCGTGGTAAAGCCAGCATGCAAACCTTCATTATCGGTATGAACGGTAGTCTGGGCAATCGTGCCCGCAGCGGGGGAGAACGTAGATGGCGAGTTTACCAATGTGATGAGATCTTCAGTCTTCATGTAAAGCTCCCTGTCTGAATATATTGCAAGAATGTTAAGTATAAATAGCAATAATTTGTTTGCTTGAGAAGCAAACCCTAAATATTTGGCGTTACATCGCGACGATAAGCGCTCGCAGCGAACGTCGATGCAGCTTCGTGCCTGACGGGTATAAACAATCTGCTGGAAAGCCAAGACAACACATTATCACCCACCAAATGGCCGCTTAGCTGGCGAACACAAAATAGGCATGCCACACTGTTGGCGGTGAAAAAAACGGCTAACTCGCCACCTTATGTGATTTCAATCACAATTATTTGTCGTTCTTGTTATTGTTTCTTCATACGTAGTGATTTGAGTCACGCATTTAGCCGATGAATTTCAGTAGAGTGCGTTTTTGTTCCTCCTTACAACTTATAGCAATGACAGAGGAGTCCGTATGTCTAAGTCTGATGTTTTCCACCTTGGCCTCGTAAAAAGCGATCTGAAAGGCGCAACCTTGGCTATCGTTCCTGGTGATCCTGAGCGCGTAGAAAAAATTGCCAATTTGATGGATAACCCAGTTAAGCTGGCCTCGCATCGTGAATTCACGTCTTGGCGAGCAGAGCTAGACGGCAAATCTGTCATCGTTTGCTCAACCGGTATTGGCGGCCCATCCACCTCTATCGCCGTTGAAGAACTGGCACAGCTGGGTATTCGTACCTTCCTGCGCGTAGGTACCACTGGCGCAATTCAGCCACACATCAACGTGGGCGATGTCTTGGTCACCACCGGTTCCGTGCGTTTAGATGGTGCGAGCCTGCACTTTGCCCCAATGGAATTCCCAGCCGTTGCTGACTTTACCTGTACAACCGCTCTGGTAGACGCCGCTAAGGCCGTTGGCGCAACCACCCACATCGGCGTAACCGCCTCTTCTGACACCTTCTATCCGGGTCAAGAGCGCTACGACACCTTCTCTGGCCGCGTAGTGAGCCGTTTCAAAGGCTCAATGAAAGAGTGGCAGGAAATGGGCGTGATGAACTTCGAGATGGAATCAGCGACTTTGCTGACCATGTGTGCAAGCCAAGGCCTGCGTGCAGGTATGGTTGCGGGCGTTATCGTCAACCGCACCCAGCAAGAAATTCCAAATGCAGAAACGATGAAGAAAACAGAATCTCACGCGGTGAAAATCGTCGTTGAGGCCGCTCGTCGCCTGCTGTAGTCGGTAGATTTCCAATTTGAAAGGGAGGCGAAAGCCTCCCTTTTTTGATCCAAAAATAGCCCTTTCAAAATGTCGCTGGAATGCTGCTCGCATATCCTTACCAAAGTGGAAAAAATCATTTTTCATTGTTGGCCTACGCGCCTAATCTTCGTCACCAAGTCACTTTTCCAAGCTATCTCTACTCACTTATTTTTAGTGCCATGAACGATACGCTTATTGTTCGCCACCCTATGGCTGAATCACTTTGGTCAAAGTGTACATAGTACATTCATGGGTGTACTATGTACTCCTATAAAGGAACAGACTCCGTGAGCCACGCGCTAGAGTTTATTGAAACATCGATGTTTACGCGGCAAATCAAGCAGATTGCCACGGATGATGAATTAACAGAGCTCCAAAAAGAACTGATTAGCTCTCCAAGCAAAGGCGACCTGATACAGAAAACAGGCGGCCTACGAAAGATCAGAATGGCGGCTGGCTCACAGGGAAAAAGCGGTAGTGCTCGTGTGATTTACTTTCTAGCGACTGAAGATATTATTTATCTGGTCATGGCCTATCCCAAAAGCACCAAAGACAGCCTGACCGATACAGAAAAATCAGAGTTGAAGAAACTAACGAAATTGCTAAAAGATGAGGTGTGATATGAGTTTTTTTGACGACCTGAAAACCTCTCTTGAGGAGGCTGTCGATATTAAAAATGGCCTTAAAGCCCCTGCTCGGGTTACCCACTATGCTATCGCTGATGTAAAGGCGATAAGAGAACAACTTAACGTTTCGCAAAGCGAAATGGCAAAAGCACTGGGAACCAGCGTCGATACCATCAAAAGTTGGGAAACGAAAAGGCGTAACCCAACCGGTCTGGCTGCAAAAGTGTTGGCAACTATTCAGGCTAATCCCGAATTCTTCCGAGAACTTGCATCCCATTAGTCAGCGATATTTTTAGCCATACCCTTTACTCGAAGCCCGCGATGGATTGGCGGAATGAGTCCAAAATTTAAGACTCACCCCGCCATTATGTCGTTATCAAAGCGACAAACAACCAAACGCCCCTTGCCAGTCCTGTTCAAATTTATCCACCGCCGCATCCACGGCTGGGGAAGCCAAGAATTGCTGCGCCACATCCAGCGGCAGCGTTATCGCTTCACAACCCACTAATAAGCAATCTAAGGCCTGACGCGGTGTTTTAAAACTGGCCGCTAGCACTTTGGCGTGCGGAGCATGCATCTCTAACAGCGACTGAAGTTCCTGCACCGTTTTAATTCCGTCACCGCCCTGTGCATCAATGCGATTCACATAAGGTGCGACGTAATCAGCGCCCGCTAGCGCAGCCAATAATCCTTGTGCGGCGCTATAAACCGCGGTGCCCAGCGTTGGGATACCTAATGCCTTCAGTTGCTTAATGGCCGCCAGACCTTCCTGCGTTACAGGGATCTTCACCACCAGCCCAGAATTTCGCTCCGTAAACTGTGTCGCTTCTAAAACCATCTGCTCAGCATTCCGCCCCATCACCTGCGCAAATAAAATGCCATCGCCACCGAGAGCCTCTCTGAGCTGCGGCAAAACCTCCCAAACCGGTTGGCCTCCTTTCGCGACAATGCTTGGGTTAGTTGTCACCCCGTGCAATGGGAAAATACGCGCCAAACGTTTTACTTCTGCAATATCTGCGGTATCTAGATACAGTTCCATAGCCTATTTCCTTAGATTAAATATCTAGCTCACGAGCCAGTAAATTAGCCACATCGGTTGCCTCTTTGGCTTCGACCAATGCCGAGCGAAACTCTTCATGCATAATGCGGCGCGCCAATCGAGAAAAGATGCGCATATGCTGATCGCCAGCGGCATGTTTATTTAGCGTTAACATGATGATGTATTGAGCTTCCTCATCTCCCCAAACCACAGGCTGTGGAAGCCGCGCAACGCTGATGGTGGACTGCTCAATGTGCTCAGATTTGGTGTGTGGAATAGCGAAACCAAAACCCAGACCGGTAGAAAACACCGCCTCTCTCGCCCACAGATCTGCTTCCAGCTTGCGTGGATAGCGACACCGTCCCGCCAACAGCAGGTTATCGGTCATACCTTTGATGACTTCTTCTTTGCTGCGCCAATCATTGCTAAGCGAAATACAGTCTGCGCTAATCAACGGTGCGTCTTGCTGCGTCATCCTGAATTGCGCCAACAGATGCTCTACCTCTAAAGACGTTCGGCAGGCCATTGCTTGGTTGAGTAACAAACGACACTCTCGGCTATCTAACTGTGCCAGGCGCGCTTTGGTGGCAGGAATGGAAGGGGCGCTCATGCTAATTTCATCCAGCCCTAGTCCCAGCAGAAGCGGTAGGACAGAACCTTTCGCGCCGAGCTCACCGCATAGCCCAATCCATTTACCCTGCCGATGCACTTCACGCACGGCATGATCCAGCGCACGTAAGAAGGCAGGGTTTAGGCTGTTATAGTGTTTCGTCACTTTGGCATTATCGCGATCGACGGCAAGCAGATACTGGGTCAGGTCGTTACTGCCGATACTAAAGAAATCAATTTCCTCGCAGCATTGATCGATAATAAACATCACCGACGGCACTTCTAGCATGATGCCAAGCTGGATCTTTTCATCGAAAGGGATCTGTTCAGCGCGTAAGTTTTGCTTCACTTCAGCCAGTTGATCTTTCACCCATAAAATCTCCTCCATAGAAGAAATCATTGGGATCATTATCTTGAGTGAGCCATGCGCAGAGGCGCGCAGGATCGAGCGCAGTTGGGTATGGAATAGAGAAATAAATTCCTGATAGATACGCACGGCGCGATAGCCAAGGAACGGGTTATTTTCTGCCGGGATCTTAAGATACTCTACCGGCTTATCGCCCCCGATATCCATCGTTCGCACAATTATGCTACGCCCATTCGCTCCCTCTAACGCTTGGCAATAAATATTGTAAAGCTCATTTTCTGAAGGCGCATGGGCACGATCCATATACAGCATTTCGGTTCGGAACAACCCTACCGACTCGGCACCGTTACCAAACGCCGGTGCGGCCTCAATGGAATGGGCAATATTTGCGGCCACTTCCAAACGCACGCCGTCTGCGCTGCGCCCCTGTGCTGAAAGATAGGCCTGCTGCTGTTCACGAATGCATGCCTGTACCTGCGCTTCTTGCTGATAATAGCGTTGTACTTCAGGCGACATCTCCAGCGCGATCAGCCCTAAATCACCGTCAATCTGCACGTTTTGCTGCACATAATCTGCAAGGGCATTGGCGCCAACGCCAACCAACGTGGGAATATTGAATGAACGCGCCAAAATAACCGTGTGCGATGTGCTACCACCGCTGTTCAACAGCAGTCCTTTCAATAGCGATTTGTCCAACTCTAAAAACTGACTTGGCGTCAGTTCGTCAGCCATGCAAATGCTGTTTTGCTGTAGGGCGATTTGGGAAGGAAACCGTTGAGTCCCATAAATTTGCTGCAACAGCTGGAAGCACACATCGCGTACATCTAACGCGCGTTCTTGCAGATATTCACTGGCCGATGCGGCAAACTGCTGACAGAAATACTCACCGGCAGCCACGATAGCTTGGGCACAGCTAGCACCTTCAACAACCTGTTCTAATAGCTTATTACGTAAGGAATTATCACTTAATAATGAACGGTGCGCCTCGAGAACCGCGCTGGCCGTTCCGCTGTCATCCATCAATTGAAGATCCAAAGACTTCAATAGGCGACTTAGCCCAGCATCCAGCTCCCTTTGCTCTTCCTCCACTCCGCGTGACGCTGGCAGCTCACCCAGACGATTAAAATCGATGCCAGACAAATGCACTAAAATGCCATTCGCAATCCCGCCGCAAACTGAACGCGCACGCACAATTTTAGGATTTAGATTGGTCAAGGACTGCGGTAAAACTTCCTCCTGCGTTTGCGCTATCTGTGGCAAAGGCGCATCGCAGTGGGGAAATTCATCCTTGATGAAGGAAGACAGACGCTCTAATGCCTGCTCGGCATCAGCACCTTCAATCATGAGATGGCATGCATCACCGTGCAAAGTATCAGTACCAATCAGCGCCAAGGCACTTTTGGCATCCCCTTTTCGTCCAGTGCGTAAATTAAGCCACTCAATACTCGCGGTGAACTGATTGCACAGCGTTTCGATATGGCTCGCCGGACGGGCGTGAACACCGTTCGGCAATTCACAGGTAAATTTCAGCACTTGCGACATGGCACACTCTCCTGAGCTAACGCTTGATAATGCTAGACAGAATAGAAGTAGTGCAGCCTATGCGGATATGGGACAAAAATGCCAAACACTGGACAAATGTAATCACCCACAAAAAGTGAGATGTCGCTCACATCGCAAATTGACGCTAAGTTCTTCGATTCATTCACCATAAATTTGCGCTCGATCTCATTTTCACCCACACCGTACAAATATCCAGTAAATGGCATTTTTTTCCACTGTCTGCCGAACTTTAGATTGCCTATTGTGGAGTCCAGTTTCGAGTCAGATCGGCCTTGATGGCCCATCCATGCATTCACTCTCTGTACTGGAGAACGCGATGAAAGAGTTGGTTCAGATACTTAAAAATACCCGCCAGCACTTAATGACTGGCGTCTCGCATATGATTCCTTTTGTCGTCGCCGGCGGCATTCTGCTTGCTGTCTCCGTCATGCTATACGGCAGAGGTGCCGTGCCCGATGCAGCGACCGATCCTAACTTAAAAAAGCTGTTTGATATCGGCGTTGCCGGTCTGACACTGATGGTGCCTTTTCTGGCTGCTTATATTGGTTATTCCATCGCAGACCGCTCTGCGCTAGCTCCCTGTGCCATCGGTGCATGGGTAGGAAACTCATTTGGTGCGGGCTTTTTCGGGGCCATCATCGCCGGGATTATCGGCGGCATCATCGTGTTCTATCTCAAGAAGATCCCCGTTCCCAAGATCCTACGTTCGGTCATGCCTATCTTCGTTATTCCAATTATCGGCACTCTCCTGACTGCGGGGATCATGATGTGGGGATTAGGCGAGCCCGTTGGTGCGCTCACCTCAGGCCTGACCCATTGGTTACAAGGTATGCAGCAGGGAAGCATCGTCGTTCTTGCGGTCATCATGGGACTCATGCTGGCTTTTGATATGGGTGGCCCCGTCAACAAAGTCGCCTACGCCTTCATGCTTATCTGCGTTGCTCAAGGCGTTTATAGCGTTGTGGCCATTGCCGCCGTCGCGATTGCCATTCCGCCTCTTGGGTTGGGTTTTGCCACCCTGATTGGCCGCAAATATTACAACACGGAAGAAAAGGAAGCGGGTAAAGCCGCGCTGCTCATGGGCTGCGTGGGCGTCACCGAAGGCGCCATACCTTTTGCCGCCGCCGATCCATTACGGGTAATCCCATCCATCATGATCGGCTCCGCCTGCGGTGCTGTGACCGCGGCATTGTTTGGTGCTCAGTGCTACGCCGGCTGGGGAGGACTTATCGTTCTGCCCGTCGTTGAAGGAAAACTGGGTTATATCGCCGCGTTGGCCGTTGGCATGGTGGTCACCGCGCTGTGCGTCAATCTATTAAAAAGTTTGGCAGCCAAAAAACAGGCCGAGCACACAGAGAATCAAGAAGACGATTTAGATCTGGATTTTGAAATCAATTAATTCTGCTTTGAGGACATCATTATGACAAAGATTATCGCTGTAACCGCTTGCCCATCCGGTGTCGCCCATACTTATATGGCGGCTGAAGCCTTAGAACGCGCAGCAAAAACCAAAGGCTGGGAATGCAAGGTTGAAACCCAAGGTTCCATCGGATTAGAAAACGAATTAACGGCCGAAGACGTTGCATCTGCAGATATGGTGATCTTAACCAAAGACATTGGCATCAAGTTCGAGGAAAGATTCCAAGGTAAAACCATCGTGCGCGTCAACATCAGCGACGCGGTTAAACGTGCAGATGCCATCATGGGCAAAATAGAGTCCCACATTTCACAAACGGCCTAATCGCTGGAACGGGTATGGTTTTTTTGAATCCATCACCCCTTCCCCGCTGAATTCTCGGATCGGAGTCCACTATGACCGCTCGTATCGAACGCTTAAAAGCAGCGATGTTTGCTAACCCTAGAGAAATTTCACTGGAGCGAGCCTTGCTCTATACCGCAAGCCACCAGCAGACTGAGGGCGAGCCAACGATTTTGCGCCGAGCACAAGCCACCGCATACATACTCGATCATGTTGAGATCTCTATCCGAGCCGATGAGTTAATCGCGGGCAACCGCACCGTTAAACCACGCGCAGGGATCATGTCTCCTGAAATGGATCCCTACTGGCTTCTCAAAGAGCTAAACCAATTCCCAACTCGCCCACAAGATCGTTTCGAGATCTCAGAGGCGGATAAGGCTATTTATCGTGAACAGCTATTCCCTTATTGGGAAAAGCGTTCAATGAAAGACTTCATCAACGGACAGATGGACGATGAAGTCAAAGCCGCAGTAAAAACACAAATTTTCAGCATTAATCAAACCGATAAAGGGCAAGGGCACATCATCATTGATTACCCTCGCCTGCTGAAAAATGGGCTAGGCGCGCTGGTCAACGAAATGCGTTTACTGCTCGCCGAGCAACCTGATAACGCTTTTTATCAAGCCGCTTTTTTACTGTTAGAAGCCTCGCAGCGCCACATACTGCGTTATAGCGCGCTAGCGCAAGAAATGGCGTTGGCTTGCCCAGATGAGATCCGTCGTCAAGAACTCGTCAAAATAGCAGACGTATCCGGCATCATTTCCACTGAGCCTCCGCAGAATTTCTATCAGGCCTGTCAGCTGTTTTGGTATATGAGCATCATTTTGCAATATGAGTCGAACGCCAGCTCACTCTCGCTGGGGCGTTTTGACCAATATATGCTGCCCTTTTATCAATCGTCATTGAATCAAGGTGAAGATCCGCTTTTCCTGCGTGAGCTATTGGAATCGCTGTGGATCAAATGCAACGATATCGTGCTCCTACGCTCTACCTCGAGCGCACGCTATTTTGCCGGTTTCCCAACGGGTTATACCATCTTGCTGGGCGGTCTGACGGAAGCAGGCCGCAGTGCGGTCAACATCTTGTCGTTTTTATGCCTAGACGCATACCAAAGCACTCAGCTTCCACAGCCCAACCTCGGTGTGCGCGTGAATGAATTAATCGACCGCCCTTTCCTGTTGAAAACCGCCGAAACGATTCGCATTGGCACAGGAATTCCCCAGATCTTCAACGATGAAGTCGTTGTTCCGGCATTTTTGAATCGAGGCGTTTCGCTAG harbors:
- a CDS encoding tyrosine-protein phosphatase, yielding MTATIFLHPSLAPLEGGVNFRDMGGYLAADGRRVKRGKLFRSGALDRLTDKDLSYLQDVPIKNILDYRDADEVSNKPDVLWDAVRYINLPANPLSTEVNANLEKLTSEALESFDANAFMLELYRRLPFSNHAYQLLSTLLQSGEEGAIVQHCAVGKDRTGVGSALVLFALGADEATVMEDYLLTETTLAPFRSQMLDYLSIKLNEKALGQFSHVLSAREEFLVTALDAIKEKYSTVDRWLEQEYGLNMQVRSQLQQQFLEP
- a CDS encoding dienelactone hydrolase family protein — protein: MKTEDLITLVNSPSTFSPAAGTIAQTTVHTDNEGLHAGFTTIPSQGDDLPAYLAKPLHADGPLPIVLVVQEIFGVHEHIQDVCRRLAKQGYLAIAPELYFRQGEASDYTDIPTLFQNLVSKVPDKQVLGDLDHAAHWAARHGGDASRLYITGFCWGGRITWLYGAHNPQLKAGVAWYGRFVGDKTLTSPKHPVDVAAELSAPMLGLYGGLDDSIPQETVETMRQSLRAANATAEIIVYPQAGHAFYADYRPSYNAEAAKDGWERMLAWFAAYGGVNKPE
- the udp gene encoding uridine phosphorylase; this encodes MSKSDVFHLGLVKSDLKGATLAIVPGDPERVEKIANLMDNPVKLASHREFTSWRAELDGKSVIVCSTGIGGPSTSIAVEELAQLGIRTFLRVGTTGAIQPHINVGDVLVTTGSVRLDGASLHFAPMEFPAVADFTCTTALVDAAKAVGATTHIGVTASSDTFYPGQERYDTFSGRVVSRFKGSMKEWQEMGVMNFEMESATLLTMCASQGLRAGMVAGVIVNRTQQEIPNAETMKKTESHAVKIVVEAARRLL
- a CDS encoding type II toxin-antitoxin system RelE/ParE family toxin, whose translation is MSHALEFIETSMFTRQIKQIATDDELTELQKELISSPSKGDLIQKTGGLRKIRMAAGSQGKSGSARVIYFLATEDIIYLVMAYPKSTKDSLTDTEKSELKKLTKLLKDEV
- the nadS gene encoding NadS family protein, giving the protein MSFFDDLKTSLEEAVDIKNGLKAPARVTHYAIADVKAIREQLNVSQSEMAKALGTSVDTIKSWETKRRNPTGLAAKVLATIQANPEFFRELASH
- the fsa gene encoding fructose-6-phosphate aldolase, which produces MELYLDTADIAEVKRLARIFPLHGVTTNPSIVAKGGQPVWEVLPQLREALGGDGILFAQVMGRNAEQMVLEATQFTERNSGLVVKIPVTQEGLAAIKQLKALGIPTLGTAVYSAAQGLLAALAGADYVAPYVNRIDAQGGDGIKTVQELQSLLEMHAPHAKVLAASFKTPRQALDCLLVGCEAITLPLDVAQQFLASPAVDAAVDKFEQDWQGAFGCLSL
- the ptsP gene encoding phosphoenolpyruvate--protein phosphotransferase, coding for MSQVLKFTCELPNGVHARPASHIETLCNQFTASIEWLNLRTGRKGDAKSALALIGTDTLHGDACHLMIEGADAEQALERLSSFIKDEFPHCDAPLPQIAQTQEEVLPQSLTNLNPKIVRARSVCGGIANGILVHLSGIDFNRLGELPASRGVEEEQRELDAGLSRLLKSLDLQLMDDSGTASAVLEAHRSLLSDNSLRNKLLEQVVEGASCAQAIVAAGEYFCQQFAASASEYLQERALDVRDVCFQLLQQIYGTQRFPSQIALQQNSICMADELTPSQFLELDKSLLKGLLLNSGGSTSHTVILARSFNIPTLVGVGANALADYVQQNVQIDGDLGLIALEMSPEVQRYYQQEAQVQACIREQQQAYLSAQGRSADGVRLEVAANIAHSIEAAPAFGNGAESVGLFRTEMLYMDRAHAPSENELYNIYCQALEGANGRSIIVRTMDIGGDKPVEYLKIPAENNPFLGYRAVRIYQEFISLFHTQLRSILRASAHGSLKIMIPMISSMEEILWVKDQLAEVKQNLRAEQIPFDEKIQLGIMLEVPSVMFIIDQCCEEIDFFSIGSNDLTQYLLAVDRDNAKVTKHYNSLNPAFLRALDHAVREVHRQGKWIGLCGELGAKGSVLPLLLGLGLDEISMSAPSIPATKARLAQLDSRECRLLLNQAMACRTSLEVEHLLAQFRMTQQDAPLISADCISLSNDWRSKEEVIKGMTDNLLLAGRCRYPRKLEADLWAREAVFSTGLGFGFAIPHTKSEHIEQSTISVARLPQPVVWGDEEAQYIIMLTLNKHAAGDQHMRIFSRLARRIMHEEFRSALVEAKEATDVANLLARELDI
- a CDS encoding PTS fructose transporter subunit EIIC, producing the protein MKELVQILKNTRQHLMTGVSHMIPFVVAGGILLAVSVMLYGRGAVPDAATDPNLKKLFDIGVAGLTLMVPFLAAYIGYSIADRSALAPCAIGAWVGNSFGAGFFGAIIAGIIGGIIVFYLKKIPVPKILRSVMPIFVIPIIGTLLTAGIMMWGLGEPVGALTSGLTHWLQGMQQGSIVVLAVIMGLMLAFDMGGPVNKVAYAFMLICVAQGVYSVVAIAAVAIAIPPLGLGFATLIGRKYYNTEEKEAGKAALLMGCVGVTEGAIPFAAADPLRVIPSIMIGSACGAVTAALFGAQCYAGWGGLIVLPVVEGKLGYIAALAVGMVVTALCVNLLKSLAAKKQAEHTENQEDDLDLDFEIN
- a CDS encoding PTS fructose-like transporter subunit IIB; the protein is MTKIIAVTACPSGVAHTYMAAEALERAAKTKGWECKVETQGSIGLENELTAEDVASADMVILTKDIGIKFEERFQGKTIVRVNISDAVKRADAIMGKIESHISQTA
- a CDS encoding formate C-acetyltransferase codes for the protein MTARIERLKAAMFANPREISLERALLYTASHQQTEGEPTILRRAQATAYILDHVEISIRADELIAGNRTVKPRAGIMSPEMDPYWLLKELNQFPTRPQDRFEISEADKAIYREQLFPYWEKRSMKDFINGQMDDEVKAAVKTQIFSINQTDKGQGHIIIDYPRLLKNGLGALVNEMRLLLAEQPDNAFYQAAFLLLEASQRHILRYSALAQEMALACPDEIRRQELVKIADVSGIISTEPPQNFYQACQLFWYMSIILQYESNASSLSLGRFDQYMLPFYQSSLNQGEDPLFLRELLESLWIKCNDIVLLRSTSSARYFAGFPTGYTILLGGLTEAGRSAVNILSFLCLDAYQSTQLPQPNLGVRVNELIDRPFLLKTAETIRIGTGIPQIFNDEVVVPAFLNRGVSLEDARDYSVVGCVELSIPGKTYGLHDIAMFNLLKVMEIVLLENEGNTNLHYEDLLEQIRCKICHYVKLMAQGSNICDIGHRDWAPVPLLSSFISDCLSNGKDITEGGARYNFSGVQGIGIANLSDSLHALKGIVFDQQRLSFDELIATLKANFATPEGEKIRARLINRFEKYGNDIDVVDNISADLLRFYCKEVETYRNPRGGQFTPGSYTVSAHVPLGSVVGATPDGRYAGEQLADGGLSPMLGQDSQGPTAVLKSVSKLDNYLLSNGTLLNVKFTPSTLEGQAGLNKLADFLGAFTKLKLQHIQFNVVNAETLRAAQAKPQDYAGLVVRVAGYSAFFVELSKEIQDDIIHRTAHQL